The window CGTCGGTCAGCCGCGCGTACTTGCGGTGCACCGAACCGATGATGGTGTTCAGCCCCAAGGGCATGGCCATGGTAAGAAACGCGCTCTCCAGCGGACCTTTAACCGGCGAGCCATCCGCTTTTTTCGCCGGCAGCATAGTGGTGAAATTGCTCAGTCCTACGGAGATGGATACAGCCGCCAGCTCCGGGTCCTGGTGTATCAACGTCAGGGTGTTCATCAACCGTTTGAAAAATCCTTTTGAATCGCTGCCGATGGGCATGATGCCGGGATCGAGAATCAGCGCCTCATTGGAGGACAGGGCCAGTCTGTTTCTGGCGATCGCGGTCAGAGAACGTGCGGTGGAGTGGACCTGTTCTGCGGTTTTGTTCATCACCATGTCTCCGCCCTGATCCATGCCCTCGGTGATGAGCAGAATGGGGATGAACGGCTGGACTGCGTATAGATCGAACATTTGCAGGCGCGCTTCAGAGATGGAATTCAGAATGGGTTTTCGGTTCCCCGCCGCCGCCGGATCATAGGCTTCCAGTCCGGCTTGGGCGATCTCTGGATCCGGCGTATCGATGGAAAGGGGCAGGGAGATGTGTTGCTGAATTTTTTTTACCACTTCGGCCATGAGGCCGGGCGTGCGCGGACCTACGTTGACATCGATGTAGTCCGCGCCTTTTTCCGCCTGCAGGCGGGCCAACTCGACGATGCCGTTGATGTCGTTCGCTTCAAACAGCTCATGGGTGGATGGCACTGAATCGTTGATCGATTCAGCAATAAGCGTAAGACCGGGAATGGCCATGGGAAGGGATCCTTTAAGAAACCGGCAGTATAAGTATTATTCAATTATGTTAATTATTAGGAAAATAAATAGCAAGTGAAAAGATCAGCGCAGGCTGCGCCTTGCACCCGCCGGGACCGCTGCGCTGGAGATTCTGGCTTTCGGGCTGTGGACATCCGGGCGGCTGCAGGCAAAAGCCCTGTCCGGGCATGCCTGGATCCGCCGGCCGGTTGAAAATTGACGTTTTCTTTTTTTAAAATTTGTACTATATTGCAAAGAGATCGGGCGTTGATGGATCCGCGGATAAAAACGCCGGGACGCCTGATTGGCAACCGTGCTCATAGTCGCTCATATCTTTAAGCGAGGATGACGTATGAAAGGTCTATTCGTCAGAAAAAATGCGTCGGAAAAAGCCGGGCTGAAAGAGTCCGACTTATGCAAGGTGCTCAAAAGCATGCCGATTTTTCAGGATTTGACCCGGCGCGAACTGGCTGCGGTGATTCGGATTTTGCACGAGCGGGAATATCAGCCTGATGAGATCATTTTTCGCGAGAACGAGCCGGGATTAGGCATGTACATCATCGAGTCCGGCCGGGTGGCGATCCTGTCCGAATCCGGCAATCTACAACTGACCGAACTGGGCGACGGCGTATTTTTCGGCGAGATCTCGCTGTTGGATGCGGCGCCGCGCTCCGCCACCGCTGTGGCTAAGACCAAGAGTCGGATTTTTGGACTGTTTCAGCCCGATCTCTACGGCCTGATCGAGCGCAATCCCAGCCTGGGCATCAAGATTGTGCTCGGGCTTTCGCGTCTGGTGTGCGAGAGGCTGCGTCAGACCAACCAGCGCGCCTTTGCCTTTAACGAAGCGCTGCAGCAGATGCGTCATACTGAGCCATGAGCGCGCCGGATTCTACGGAACCCATGCAAACTTTGTCGTCACGGCGTTTCACCCCTTGATCGGAGGATAGATACATGATCTCCCTGCGCGACCCGAGCGCCCGCAAGATGCTGTATCTCTTTTTGGCACTGGTGTTGATCGTAGTGGTTCTGATGTTCAGCCATGTTGCCAAAATGGTGATCATCGCCATGCTGCTCGCTTATATTCTCGATCCGCTGGTGGTGCGTATGGAGGCGCGCGGCATTTCACGCGCCGCCGCTGCCGGCATCATTCTGGCGGTCATCACCGCCATCATCATCGCAGGTTTGTTTCTGACCGT is drawn from bacterium and contains these coding sequences:
- a CDS encoding dihydropteroate synthase, which produces MAIPGLTLIAESINDSVPSTHELFEANDINGIVELARLQAEKGADYIDVNVGPRTPGLMAEVVKKIQQHISLPLSIDTPDPEIAQAGLEAYDPAAAGNRKPILNSISEARLQMFDLYAVQPFIPILLITEGMDQGGDMVMNKTAEQVHSTARSLTAIARNRLALSSNEALILDPGIMPIGSDSKGFFKRLMNTLTLIHQDPELAAVSISVGLSNFTTMLPAKKADGSPVKGPLESAFLTMAMPLGLNTIIGSVHRKYARLTD
- a CDS encoding cyclic nucleotide-binding domain-containing protein, yielding MKGLFVRKNASEKAGLKESDLCKVLKSMPIFQDLTRRELAAVIRILHEREYQPDEIIFRENEPGLGMYIIESGRVAILSESGNLQLTELGDGVFFGEISLLDAAPRSATAVAKTKSRIFGLFQPDLYGLIERNPSLGIKIVLGLSRLVCERLRQTNQRAFAFNEALQQMRHTEP